The segment CCTAATGAACAATCCTGTCCTTCAAACAAGTTGTGGCCATGTGGCCAGTACAGTCACTGTCAAAACAAATTCCCTGCCCTGGGATCAATATCCATTTGTAGTTTGCATCGGAAGGACAATCAAATAACAACAGATTCCACTCTATTCTGGGGCATTAAGTGAACATATCAGTGGTTGGTCATCCAATGTGGTTGCAGCACTGGTGCACTgtacaatttaatttaatttaatggaCTGAATTGAATTCCTGTTGACGTGCCAGACTGTTCAGACCAATCAACCAATTAAATCTATTAAAAGTGTAGGATGCGATGGCCAGACTGATCAGTGTGTTTGTTGGGTGATGAAAGAAAATAAGCAGGGTGCTTCATCTGTGCAGTCACTGATGCTGTGACACCCAGCTTATTAAACTGAAGACCAAATAGTCCATATGGCGCATTAAAGTCTTTGACAATTTGCAGACTTATGTGCTGAGCAGTTTTAAAATTGTCAGGTTATATTAAGAGGCCTAATTTATTTTGCCTCTTGATGCTGTTTACACAAGGGCTGATTGTATTAAGTGAACTGAAGATTTCAGAACATATCGTTTTAGGAAAGTGAACAGGAAACAGCTTACCATTTCCTGTCACTAAAATCATATTCCCCACAGCATATGACAAATTATTCACTACAGTCAACTGCTTAACACTGATATCCCAGAAGGTCCAAATGTAGGATGAGCCATTCACAACTCAAAGCCTTCTCCTTGCAGTTAATAATTCTTCCTATTGATCAGAGGAATCAATCAGAAGTGCAAGATTACAATTTCTTTGTTTTGATCTACTTTTCATTCTAAGAGGTCCTTTTTGACATCATGACCTTCTTTTCGCTGCCAatttctctgctctctctctctcagcttcttCAGCTTTTCTCTTCTCTTCTTCCTCTGCTTTCTTTCTCTCCTCTTTCAGTTCCTTGTACCTCCACTGGGGTAGTTCCAGGAAGTTTCCGCCCTTCTTCACACTGCTCtttcgctgcactctctcaggCTCATAGGTTGGGGTGGGTGCTTTGAACACGCGCACCTTGGGCACCACGACTCCAGGTTGCACACTGCTCAACTTCATCAAGCTCAAGGGTATCAGGCTACCCCTCCTGGAGGAAGCGCCTGTCGTGTGTTTGGAGAGAGAAGTTAGCGGTGGCAAGCTggctctcctttctttcctttttgGGACCACGACAAGCTGAGAGTTCTGAAATAATTTTTGGTGTTTAGTATACTTCTTGAATGGAGCTTTCACTTCCTGCTTCCTCAGGATCTCCTGCACCGTgaacctcctctctcccacacaaggGGGGTCGCTCGGGCAAACTGTCCTGCATCCAGTGGCAACAAAAGGGCTACAAATTGCAGTGGTCATCCTGACCATGTGGTCCATGGGCCCATCTTCTTCTGGATCACGAGGAAAGTTGATGGTCAAGGCTGACGTGATACTCTCACAGATTTTTTCCAAACAGCTCTTGGGCTCATTGGCTTTGGCTACGAGTTCTTTCAATTTTGGCCACTCGGGCTTATACCTGTCACTGAATTGGACAGGACAAGGCTTGGCCAGGAGTTTGCGCATAAGAAAGATAGTTCCGTACCGCCCCGTAAACTGTGCCCACTGTTCTGGGGTAAAACCCCTTCCGGGATCCCTGGCATTAATATCTGCACCTAGAGAGAAAACATATATGAATATAATGTATTTCTTCTACTTTTGGAATTTAacatcattacctaaaataaagtATCTCACAGAAGGAAGTCCAACTGTAATTAGTTATTATCTAGAATTAAGTGTCAGGCCTGGCTCAATGATGTGTaatggaaaatgtgaaattgtccactttggcaggaagaattgaaaagcagtttactatttaaatggagaaagattgcaaaaCTCAGTGGTACcaaaagcagttagtatgcaggtacagcgtatgattaggaaggcaaatggaatgttggtgttttctgcaaggggattggaatagaGAAGTAGGGAAGTTTCGCCGCTGCtgttcagggccttggtgagactatatCTGgaataccgtgtacagttttggtctcattttaaaaagatataattgcattagaagcagttcagagaaggttcacttgactcattccagGGGTGAAGGGCTGATCTTATGGaggaaggttgaacaggctgggcctagaccgattggagtttagaagaatgagaggtgatcttattgaaacatgtaagactttgaggggactggaggatgtttcctcttgtgtggtggcggggtggggtgtgtgcgGTGGGGGGACACAGGCTttaggacacagtttaaaaataagaggtctcccttttaagacagagatgaggacatttttttttctctcagagagttgttagtctttggaattctcttccccagaaaacagTCTACACtgtgtcattgaatttattcaaggctgagcaaGATAGATTAttaatagacaag is part of the Carcharodon carcharias isolate sCarCar2 chromosome 3, sCarCar2.pri, whole genome shotgun sequence genome and harbors:
- the ankrd33ba gene encoding ankyrin repeat domain-containing protein 33B encodes the protein MVACYQGFIDIVFLLAECPHLDVNWQDKEGNTALIIAAQAGHITITNHLLNYFPGIDIEKRNVHGFTPLMKASMQGKTDCVRALMLAGADINARDPGRGFTPEQWAQFTGRYGTIFLMRKLLAKPCPVQFSDRYKPEWPKLKELVAKANEPKSCLEKICESITSALTINFPRDPEEDGPMDHMVRMTTAICSPFVATGCRTVCPSDPPCVGERRFTVQEILRKQEVKAPFKKYTKHQKLFQNSQLVVVPKRKERRASLPPLTSLSKHTTGASSRRGSLIPLSLMKLSSVQPGVVVPKVRVFKAPTPTYEPERVQRKSSVKKGGNFLELPQWRYKELKEERKKAEEEEKRKAEEAERERAEKLAAKRRS